The DNA window GTGTTTTAGCTTTTTTCTTGTCATCTTTCGGTTTTGGTGCTTTGATAATGGGTTTAACTGCACTGACCTTGCTTACTCGGCCTTTCAGTACCCCTCTAATAACCCCCTTCCCTTTGCTACCTCCCTTTTTACTTTTCCCTTTTCTCTTTTTCcctgaaataagaaaaatattcagctttcattgaaaatgaccATAAACGTATCTTATGaaaatgttattacatgtaacaatgtgacgaattaaatgaatatttctaattataaaatttaaacatatataatcgTACCTTCTACCTCCGCCGCGATAATCAAGATTACAAGGAGAAGAACGCAGATGAGACGAAGCCTCATTTTGACGTGACCTCCGGGGAATGGATAGTTCGTTCCCCTCACACCTTATATATACTCCTAACAAACGCTTTGACTGGGTCCACAAAGGGATGCATACCTACGCACATccgaaaaataattgtaaataaagcaattttttGAAGCGATAACAATGGTTTTGAGGAAGGGGTTGTTTAAttcgctttttttttaattttgaaagaaatattgaatcaatataacaaattatatatttatccCAAATTTACCCCGTATCGTttaagtttaatattttgtcAAGGGTTCAGCATCTGGAGACATGAAATCGACACAACACACAAAAGAATAGACACTTCTTTGTAGGCAATTTGATCTTTTATCGAAGATTAAACAAgactttattattaaggtctaaATGCTGTAATTAACTGGCAAACACGCGCAGCTGTGATAAAAACAATAATGGCCGACCACGCGGTCACCGTGAAAGAACGCGTCATTCAAAGAGGTTACAAAATCAATGTATCAAAACAGACACAGTAAGAGCTTGAACGAGACAATAAATAGTACGGACTGTTGTTACATGATtaaagaaattgaagaaaatggGGACAAGGTAGACATTAATTCAAACTAATTGTGAGTAGAATAGATTTATTGAACGAGTCATTGTTTTAGCTATACAAGTAGTTTGTTCGCCGGGATTAAGGATTTGTATAGTGTTGCTGAAATTTGATATGCATGTCAAAAACATTCAAGAGAGACATCTGAATtatgttatttaaagaaatacacaAATCATGTGCATTGATTTCTGAAATATTGTAGATGTGTCAAATTGACACACAAGTCCAATTAGCAGGcaaaaaaaccttttacaaTAGCATGCTAGCTTATGCCCGGTGTAAGCAAAAATGTACATACACGTGTACAAACCAATAGATACTTATATAGATTCCATCACAATCATGAGATATTTAaagttaacatttaaaaaaaaacctgcaagATAGCAAATTAACGCGAAACCGATTCAAATATTAGTTATAGAAAGTAATTTGGTTAGTTTTGAGCACTCTTCTTCCAAAAAAGTATGATATTGAAAGGTTGATATTTTCCAtcttcaataaataaatatttcgttttgaaaactgtttgaaagTAAGTTCTCTGCAATCCAATCAAATTTCGATGTTTTGTTCCGCCGCTGCTGCTACTTCCTTGACTCTGACTCCAATGGGTAATTGGCATACCGATAGTTAAACCAGTGTATAAAAATAAAGGTGACCCAAAACAACCGGAGAATTACAGACCTATCACTTTGTTAAGCTGTCTTGGTTAAATTTTTACAAGCAGTCGACTTGAAATGTATTCTGATGATTTAAACTTAATTAGTGGTTGCCAATCTGGATTTAGGAAAGATATTCTACTCTTGATAACATTATATTAGTGCATTTTTTGTCACATACTTTAATGCATGGTAAAaagaaattggtttttttttaaatcaagcaTTTGGCACTGTGTGGCGCGAATGTTTAtggtttaaaatttacaaaagtgGTATAACTGGtaatttcattatattcttTAATAAGAGGCCCAtgagccacatcgctcacctgaggaacaataggtatgataaaatcagcttaatggactcataatacaaactatctggacaatgtacaataatacatgtggatcctgtataaataaatctatttcccctctggatattcttatgttatgatcattagtcccttttctaacaggatgattttatagtcatatcacatgttgagtattgcagttctcaaaaagatccttattaattgtttatatatgggatataaacctacatcaaactctgaaccttcatgtgaggccgaagaattctcctggggccaaagtcttaacaagaatcatcttgctgattagtttctgagaagaagatttttaaagatttactctacatattcctatgtaaaactttgacaccCTCCTCCATTGTAGCACaaccctactcccgggggtgtcattattttcacaactttgaatctacactacctgaagatgcttccaaacaagtttcagctttcctggctgattagattttagaagatttttaaagatttactctatatatacctatgtaaaactttaacaacccccaatgtggccccactctacatccagggatcatgattttcacaactttgaatctacactacctgaggttgcttccacacaagtttcggctttcctggcttattagtttttgagaagaggatatttaaagatttcctttaatatattcctatgtaaaaattcgaccccccattgtgtccccaccctacccccgggggtcatgatttccACAACTTTGAAATTACATTACCTgacgatgcttccacacaagtttcagcttttctgcccaaatggttcttgagaagaagatttttgaaaatgtctcaaaatgttttttattaatttcttattatctcccctttaaaaagggggtggcccttaattttcacagctttgaatCTTCTTTGCCTAagaatgatttgtgccaagtttggttgaaattggccgaGTAGTTCTTGAgtagatgttgaaaatgtgaaaagtttacggacagacggacggacggacagacggacgacagacaaaatataATCAGAAAAGCTCTCTTGAGCTTTcatctcaggtgagctaaaacatgTACTACAGTATCAAGTCAAATGTAAATTTGAATCACGAAACTTCACCTTTTTTCTTTGTAACCTTCGCTTACGTCAAGgagaaaacttttttattttccatgtaTATCAATGATATAGAAAACTTTATGAATGGGAGAAATGTCAATGGGTTAAGTAGTATCACAAATGATTTAGAAGAAGAGTTGCTTGTTTAcagtaaactttttattttattttgagtCAATGACGACACTGTCATACTAATAGAGTCGGCCCAAGATTTACAACATGCGCTGGAcgaattttgtatatattgtaattaCTGGAAACTTACAGTTaatgtaaaaaaacaacaacaaaaaacaaaaaacaaagttaTGATATTCTCCAAACGACCTGCTCCTAAGTGCTCTTTTATGtacaataaagaaataaactaGAACTAGTTAAAGAGTATAACTACCTAGAAATATTATTTTCCCGATCTGGCTCTTTTTGTAAAGACAAGAAACACTTGTGTACTCTATCCCAGAAAGTTATGTAATAACTATGgtattataagaaaaattagattttttgacatgtcttttaatattcaattagaCTTATTTGACAAGGTTGTTTTACCAGTTTTACTATACTCTTGTGAAATATGGGGTTACGTAAATATTGATGTTATCGAGCGTGTACTTTTAAGGGTTCTAAAACACATAATTAACTTGAACAGTAGTACCCCCAGCTTTTTGGTTTATGGAGAGACAGGTTGTTTTCCATTATAATCAATAATAAGTGgctattttgtattaaaaaaaaacattcttgaTAGCTGTGGCTTATCCTATGTATGGCACCAGCAAAATCCTGTTAACGTAAAATGGttagaaaatattgtcaaacaaaagtttaaatcttaaaagtttaaataatcTTAAAGATCAATTCGTCCAAAAGTACTTGGAATAGTGAATTAGATAGTTCGTAAAAAGGTGCTTtgtatcttaattttaaatcaaatttttgttgTGAAGACTATTTACTATCACTTCCACGAAAATTAAGaaacttgtttgttaaatataaaatacaaaccaTTACCTCGCTATAGAAAATGGTAGGTGGAGCAATACTCCACGTGAAGACCGCAAGTGCGGCTTATGTGAAGCCAATCAAATTGGCGAtgaattttattatgttttagaaAGTGCATTGTCACatataagaaaaaaagtgtTTAGTAATTATTATCTTAAACCCCCAAAcaccttaaaattttaaacactgATGTCATCTTCAAATCATATAATTCTAATgaaaatgtgtacattttttagaaaaataatttgatttggTCGGTCATCCTACGTAACaactttaaaacattcattgtttacttttttctgtttctcgttTGTAAATCCtccttttcttattattttttttatatagttctTCTGCACCTCATGTAACattatatgtttaacatataatGTTACATGAGGTGCAGAagaactatataaaaaaaatgagtgaaaataaatgaacttgAACAATACATACATCAACGTGTCGTCTCCGTTGTTTAGAGAACACTCCATAATTAATGACAAATTACTGAATTCATGAACTAGCTGCTGATTTTTAGGGTATGATGATTCAGTGGTGGAAAAGAATGTCCCCGACTaataaagggacttggacactattttagaacattttctttttttatgtataaaatggtttgcttgcttattttgaatgattgactaaaatttgaatgttggaagtcaagttataagagagatacaaaggtaagaaatcattatgatgtaaacagttttcaatattctttgttttgatagGATACTAGAAACTTAAATTGCTAGAGAGTAACTTAAGGAAGTTAATGACCTATAGTTCAAGAACGACATACTTTTGGTAAGATATGTATGTCAAAACATGGAGTGATACAGGTATATCATGCATTGTAGTAGTTACTATTATATCATTTCAAACACATaccatgtatatatttatactcacaacttgtttttcttattaatttaaaatttagtaCTTTTCATCATGGTAACTGCTACAGAGTTGAAgactcttgaaaaaaaaatcattgagatatttgTCCACATAAAGTAGGTGAACCAAATTCAGGTAACTTATCAAGTTATTTCGCAACAAGTGTAAATATACGAAACGGGTAAAGAAGATAACATTCTGAAAATGTAGGTTACGTTcgatacttttaaaatacaacaaGGGTGAGTTAAAGATAATTGTCCTAGAAACATGATGATTATAATGTCGTTTCCAACAAACAGagattatttatatattaggAAGGCataacaaaaagaaagtttagcTTTTAAAACATTAGAAGAACACAGAACACGTTGCTAATTCATAGGCTAAAAATGAAGAAACTTGTGATTTTTATCTCAACACTTCTGCTAGTAGGCGCAAAAGGACTTTTATTAAATCTAAACCATACACATGGAACAAGCATTGAGGACAGGCTGGACTCGATAGAAAAACAGCTAAATGACGAGAAAAGACAAAGATATATTATGCAACTAGAATACGACCAAGAGAAAGAAAAGATTGCGCAACTAGAACACCAACACGAAACTTTGAATGAAACAGACCAGGAACTTCTCCAGCATTACAACGCAGCTCCGAAACGTTTCCAAGACATCTCCACCCAAATCAGGGGCGCCTTGCTGAGCATCGCCACATTGGATACGAAACACAATCATGACAATCAAGACCTTGTGGATGCATTGAAGGCCGTACAGACAAGAGTGACCAATTTAATTCTTAACCAGTCAGTAATTGCCAACATTCAGCGGCACCTCCAGGAAAAAGAAAAAGCCTTGACTAGCATGATAGATACAATCAAACATAACCAAAGCTTGGATCGGGAGGAACTGACTCGTTTAAAGGCCAGTCTGACCAGTCTAGCCAACAGCCAGAGGACGTTACAATCCACAGTGAATGCCAATGTTAATAAACAGGACAATCTGCAATCACAGATTAcaagtaagatttttttgtttgatgCCAGCCATTTTTCaaacttaaatattttagtAAGATATTAAAGACAATTATGCAGCGTTCCCATTCTCACGATTTGCGGCGCGAATTCAGTCTTAATCGTACAGTGATCGTTGTAGTGGAGTAGTATCAAATCTCACCAGATCATATggtcaaacatttttttacgaccaaataaattttcaatcgTTATCATTCGTTATCATTGTATCAGACCACACTGCATCATTATCAAACGCAACATGTCGCATTTGAACGTTCCCCCCTCGTTTGAAATAATCAACACACTGTTAAATTCTGCGTTCAGTTTTGATGAGTCACTATATTCGGGCTATATAGATATATCCGTTGgagtacattaattttgttgcTTTGGTCGTGTTCATCTTCCATCGCGATCGTAAAAAGAATCAATATCATGACCATACCGTATCAAAGATCAAAGAATCACTATAGAACGCGTCGAATCGCTTTACCTCGTTTATAAACCTAAATATCTAGAGATGTTTTACGATCAGTTACGATTTGCTAATCGTGGCGTTCTTAACAGATCGCAAGACAGTGGAAACCTACTAGTTCGCTACGTGTTACACACAAAAAATaggttttgaaattaaattgaaaatttttccagATATTAACGATGCTGTTCTTTTTCTGGCTACTCCAAGATATTCGCCGGGTAATTGGAACTTTTGGAACAATAACCCGGTAGCAACTCAAAGTACAATCAAATTTGAAGTGGAAAAGATAAATATTGGAGGAGGTTATGACAGCAACACCGGAGTGTTCACCTGTCCGTCTGACGGATACTACGTCTTCCACTGGAGCGTCACCTCTACTGATATCAACAAGCGCTGTTCCTCGGCAATCATGAAGAACGGGATTGAAGAGATTGGGAACGAAGTTGGTGGTAACCAGGCCACTTTTCATATGAACAGGAATGACAGAGCGTGGATCAAGGCCACTTCAAACTGCTCTCTTGTTTATAACCACTCATCGTTCTCTGGGTTtaagttgatataaaatgatt is part of the Crassostrea angulata isolate pt1a10 chromosome 3, ASM2561291v2, whole genome shotgun sequence genome and encodes:
- the LOC128178811 gene encoding uncharacterized protein LOC128178811, whose product is MKKLVIFISTLLLVGAKGLLLNLNHTHGTSIEDRLDSIEKQLNDEKRQRYIMQLEYDQEKEKIAQLEHQHETLNETDQELLQHYNAAPKRFQDISTQIRGALLSIATLDTKHNHDNQDLVDALKAVQTRVTNLILNQSVIANIQRHLQEKEKALTSMIDTIKHNQSLDREELTRLKASLTSLANSQRTLQSTVNANVNKQDNLQSQITNINDAVLFLATPRYSPGNWNFWNNNPVATQSTIKFEVEKINIGGGYDSNTGVFTCPSDGYYVFHWSVTSTDINKRCSSAIMKNGIEEIGNEVGGNQATFHMNRNDRAWIKATSNCSLVYNHSSFSGFKLI